The Streptomyces sp. NBC_01381 genomic interval GAGCAGATGCTGCGCCGCCGGACGCACGGGATGTCCGAGCCCGGCGTCGGCGGGGGCGACAAGTCCGGTGGAGCGTGGGCGAATTGGGATGACACACCGTCGGCGAGCGCGGAGAGCCCAACGGCCGAGCGCTCCTCCCAGCAAATGCTGCGCCGCCTCTCGGACGGGACGTCCGAGCCCGGCATCGGCGGAGGCGGGGAGTCCGGTGGGGGTGGGGCCAGTGGTGGTTGGGAGGAGGTGACGGCGGCGGGCGCGGGGAGTGAGGCGGCTCCGCTGGTCGCGCCGCGGCCGCCGACGATCGGGCCCGTCACGGGCAGTGGCGGGGTGCGGGTGTGTGCGCGGCCCTTGCAGATCGGCCCCTTCGGCAACCACGCCTACATCGACGCGCCGCCGTTCAACTACGCGATCATCAGCCCGATGTGCCCGCAGGGCACCCTGGACAACCCGCTCACCGGCACCTCGGGCCAGAAGTGGGACAACTCCCCCGATCCCTGCGGTAAGACGCCCACCTGTCTGGCCTGTGAGCCGAAGGCCGGCGTCACCTCCGTCCCCGAGTGCATGGCCGCCACGTTCCGCGCGTACAACAACCCCAGCCTCTACAAGCTCACGGGCCCCAACAGCAATACGTTCGCCGGGACGCTGGCCCGTGCCTGCTGTGCCGGAATGGATCCCAAGCCGAAGGCGCTCGGCACCTGCGTCGGCTGGGACGATGCCCCCGCGCCCTACCGTGGCGGCAAGAAGGACTGCCCGCCGGGACCCACGTGCTGAGCTTCTTCAGTACGGCGGCGGGCTGGCAGCTTTACGCGGGCGTCGGAGACCGGGGGCGTCCGCTCGCCGTGCGCGCCGGCGCACCGGCGGCGGTGCATCTCGCCCAGGACGTGTCGGGAAGGCTGTGGGCGGCGGCCGGGCCCGGCGCCGCGCACCTCGTCCGCATCTCCCTGCCGGGGCTGGCCCCCGAGCCCGTGCCGCGCCCCGGAGGGCGGATCGGCGCGCTCGCCGCGGCGCCGGAGGACGGCCGGCTTCTGGTGACCGTCCTGCCGCAGAGCACCCGCGATGTCGTCGAGCTGCGGCTGTGGGAGGGGGCGGGCTGGCGGACCATGGGAGTCGATCCGCCGCCGCACATCTCCACATCGCTGGCCTGGCTGAGCGGGGGTCTCGTCGTGTACGAGTCGGTGTACCGCCGCCTCGCGGTACTCGCCCTCGGCGGGGAGCGCGCCGCCGAGATCACGGAGGGACGGCTTCCCGCCGTCGCCGCGCTCCGCCCCGCCTGGTACGCGGTGACGGGGCGTCGCGTGCTGGAGTTCGACGTCACCTTTCCCTACCGCCAGCACCCCGTGCGCGGGTTCCGCTTCGGTGCCGTGTCCGCGCTGTCGTTCTCGCCGGGCGGGGCGGCCTGCCTGTGGACGGAGTCCCGGTTCCCCTACCGGGTCAAGGGGTTCGGGCAGCGGCGCGGCAGCCGTCGCTTCCGGGTGCGCTCGCTCGACCGGGGGACCGGAATCGTGCTGTCCCGGGACCTGCGGTGACGGGCGCGTGACGGGCGGCGGCAAAGCTGAGCGGTCCCGGTCGTGGAGTCGTGGAGTCGTGAAGGAGGCACGCGATGCCTGTGCAGACTTCGTATCCAGGTGTCTATGTTCAGGAGGTCCCCTCCGGCGCACACTCGATCGCCGGTGTCGCCACATCGGTTGCGGCCTTCGTGGGGCAGGCCCGGCGGGGGCCGGTGAACGTGCCGGTGCCGGTCGGCTCGCTCGCGCAGTACGTACGGACCTTCGGGACGCCCTGGGACGAGGCGCGGCCCATGGGGCACGCGGTGCAGATGTTCTTCGCCAACGGCGGTTCGCAGGCCGTGGTGGTGCGGGTCGTCGGCACGGTCACCGTGGGCACCACGGTCAGCCCCGCGCCCGCCGCCTCCGTGACGCTGCTCGGCGGCACCGGCAGCCCGCCGCCCGCACGGATCGTGCTGACCGCGCGCGGAGCGGGGTCGTGGGCCAACAAGCTCGGCGGCACCGGCATGGAGGCGGTCGTCGCCTACGGCACGTCCGACAATCCGCAGGACCAGTTCGGGATCACCCTGCGGCTGCGGGGCCCCGACCCGCGTACCGGCGAATCGGCCGTGCTCGCCGAGGAGGCGTACACCGGGCTCTCGATGGCCACGGCCCATCCGCGCTTCGCACCACGGGTGCTCGCCGACTCCGCGCTCGTCACGACCGCGCTCGCGTCCGGCGCGCAGACCACCACCGACCAGGCCGTGTCGCGCGGCATCGACATCGGTGCCTCGACGGTCAGGCTCGGGGCGGCCAACGCGACCCTGCGGGTCTCGGTCGACCACGGACCCGCGGTCGATCTGGTGCTGCCCTTCGCGGCGCCCGCCGACCGCACCAAGACCGAGGTGCGCAACGCGATCGACGCCGCCGCCCAGGCCGCCGGCCTTCAGCTCACATCGAAGACGAACATCCCCGCGCCCGACACCCGGTTCGAGCTCACCACGACCGCCGCGGGAGGCGGGGCCGACCGCTGCGTCACCGTGCTGCCCGCGGCGCAGAACGACGCGTCGCAGACACTCGGCCTCGGCCGTGCCTGGGGCGGCATCGAGCTGTCCGGTGCGGCCGGCATCCGGCCCAACGAGACCACATCGGGGCCGATCGGATTCGCCGGCGGAGCGAACGGCGCATTCTCCGCCGACAGCGTCGTCCCGTCGTCCGGCGTCGGCGGCATCTACGCCTTCGGCACCCTCGAATTCCCCCGGTTCAACCTGCTCTGCCTGCCCGACCTGCCCGCCTCCGACCTGACGAAGCCCACGACGCTGGTGAACAACCAGAAGCTGACCGAGGCGATGGCGTACTGCACGCGCGAGCGGGCCTTCCTGATCGTCGACACACCCCGGGACTGGCCGGTGAGCCCGGCCCCCGGCCTCGGCGGACTGCCCGCGCTCGGTGAGCACGCGGCGCTCTACTATCCGCGCGTCACCATGATCGACACCGGGCCCGGTGGCCTCCCGGTGACGCTGAGCCTGCCGCCGTGCGGGGCGGTCGCCGGGGTGATGGCCCGCACGGATGCGGGACGCGGGGTGTGGAAGGCACCCGCCGGTCTCGCGGACGGGCCCCTCGCGGGCATCGCCGGGCTCGACGTGCCCACCGACGACGCGCTGTCCGGCGTACTGAACCCACGAGGCGTCAATGTGCTGCGTACGTTCCCGGGGGCGGGGGCCGTGGTGTGGGGCGCGCGGACGCTCAAGGGGGCCGACACCCAGAGCTCGGACTTCAAGTACGTACCGGTGCGGCGGCTGACGGACTTCATCGCGGGATCGCTCTATCTGGGCACGCAGTTCGCGGTGTTCGAGCCCAACGACCCTGATCTGTGGACCCAGTTGAGGCTCGCGGTGACGTCCTTCCTGCGCACGCTCTTCGAGCAGGGGGCGTTCCAGCAGAGCACGAGCCGTGCCGAGGGCGACAGCTTCTTCGTGACCTGCGACGAGACCGTCAATCCGCAGTCGGAGATCGATCTGGGCCGGGTCAATGTCGTCGTCGGGTTCGCACCGCTGAAGCCCGCAGAGTTCGTGATCGTGACGATCACTCAGATCTCGCAACTGGAGGCATGACGTGGCGCCCTTCAAGGTCGGCGGCGTCGACCGCTTCGACCCCTACAAGAGCTTCATGTTCCGTGTGCTGTGGGACGGGCGCACGGTGGCAGGACTGTCCAAGATGGGCCCGCTGAGCCGCAAGACCACGGTGGTCGCCCACCGGGACGGCTCCGATCCGGCACGGCAGCGCAAGAGCCCCGGGGTGACCAGCTACGACGACGTGACCCTGGAGCGCGGGGTGACCCTTGACCGGGAGTTCGAGGCCTGGGCGAACAAGGTGCACGCCACCGGCAGCCCGATGTCGCTCAAGGACTTCCGCAAGGATGTCGTGGTCGACCTCTACAACGAAGCCCAGCAGAAGGTCCTTTCGTACAAGCTCAACCGGTGCTGGGTCTCGGAGTACACGGCGCTCCCCCAGCTCGACGCGGCCACCGCGGCCGTGGCGATCGAGACCATCAAGCTGGCCTTCGAGACCTTCGACCGCGACACCGCCTGGGTCACACCGGCGGAGCCGTAGGCCATGACGCCCTCCCCACTTGACGCCGAGCTCGCCGTGCTCTCCGTGCTGGCCGCTGCGCGGGAGCGGACGACCGAGCTCGGACAGGTCATCGCGCTCCTCACCGCCGCCGGACATGACCCGGCGGAGCTGCCCGTCGCCACGGGTGACCGGCTGCTCCTTGCCCTGCACCGCGAGCTCACCGGCCGGGACATCGAGCCCGTACTGGCCTGTGGCTGCGGGGAGTTCAGCACGGTACGGCTCGGCCCCGACACCGTCCCGCCGGCCCGGCCCCGCACCGCGGTGCTCGGTCGCGCGGGGGGCCTGCGCCAGCCCACGTACGGCGATCTCCTCGACCTGCCGCCGGATGCCGCGGGGCGGGCGGAGCTGCTGCGCCGCTGCACGGTGGGCATCCCCGAACGCGCCCCGGCCCCCCACGACTTCGAGCTGATCGACGATTCGCTCGCCGGCCCGCTGACCTTCGACTGCCCCGCCTGCGGCAGGGAGGTGGAGCACCCGGTCGACGTCCAGACGCTGGTGCTGCGGGGCCTGCTGACCCTCCTTGACGAACTGGACCATGACGTCCATGTACTGGCCTCCGCGTACGGCTGGGACCTCGCGACGATCGAGGCCCTCCCCCGCGTGCGGCGCCGCCGGTTGGCCGCGATAGCTGTGGGGGGCGATTGAGGTGGCTGGGGGCGAGGTGGGCGGCAGCCTGTTGCGGATGACTGCGCGGGCGGGGCGGGAGGGAGTGCGGGGGGCTTCCGGGTGGGGCGGATACGGAGGACTTGGGCTTGGGACTGGGCTTGGGCATGAGCTTGGGCTTGGGCCTGGCGGGGTTCGGTGGAGTGAGGGGGCTGAGGCGAGGAGGGCGCACGGGGAAGTGGGGTCCGGTGCCGCCCCAACTCGCTGGGGCGGGGAGGCCGGCCTCCAAAGCTGGGCTCATGACGGCGAGTCCCCTTGGGTCGATATGGGCGCCAGGGCAGGGATCGGAACAACCGGCAGTGAGACCGAGACCGACGGTGGGGCCGGAGCGCGGGGCGGGCTTGATGCCGCTTCTGTGGCCGGGAGGGGCTGGACCGGTGCGGTCACTGGAACGTGGAACGGACTTGCTGCCGGGCCTCCGGGCGGGAGCAGCCAGACCGGGAGCATGGCCGGAGCCCGTGCTGGCATCCCGGCCATGCCCGAAGCCGAAGCCGGGAGTTGGTCCGGGAGGGGCGGTGGAGCCGAGCGCTGGGGAGCGGGGGCCGACTCGGGGGCTGCGGGCGGGACCCTGGCAGCAACCCAGGCGGGGACAGCCACTGGAGTTGGGAGCGAAGCCGGGGCCGGCGCAGGATCCGGGACCGGCGCGGCGGCCGCTGGGAGCGGAGCCGAGGAGAGGGCGGGCCAGCTCCTGACCACAGCTGGTGGCCGGGCAGGGACCGGCACTGAGGCTCGGACGGGTTACGGGGCTGGGAGCGGAGACCGGGCGGGGAGCGGGGCTGAGGCGGGGGCAGGCGCTGGAGCAGGGACTGGAGCAGGGACTGGAGCAGGGGCAGGGCCTGGAGCAGGGACTCGGACTGAGACTGGGACTCGGACTCGGACTGAGACTCGGACTGAGACTGGGGCCCAGGGCAGCACTCAGCTCAGGACGGGTGACGGAATCGGGACCGGAGCCGCGACCGGTGACCGGGCAGGGACCGGAGCCAGGACCCAGGGCAGTACCCAGCTCGGGACAGATGGCGGAGCCGCGACCGGAGCCAGCACCCGAAGCAGTACTCAGCTCGCGACGGATGGCGGAGCCGCGACCGGAGCCACGACCGGTGACCGGGCAGGGACCGGAGCCAGGACCCAGGGCAGTACCCAGCTCGGGACCGATGGCGGAAACGGATCCGCAGCCGCGCCCCGGACCAGCACTCAGCCCGGGACAGATGACGGAGCCGGGGCCGCTGCCGGGAGCAGGCCCGAGCCCAGGACCGCCGATGAAGGGACCAGCGCCGGGGCCAAGTCCGAACCTGGGACCAGTGCCGGAGCCAGGTCCGCACCCAGGACGGGAGCCGGGAGTAGGCCCGACCCCGGGACCGCCGCCGGAAACAGGCCCGAGCCCAGGACGGGACATGAAGTGACCGGTGCCGGGGCCATATCCGAACCCAGGACCGGAGCCGGAAGCAGGCCCGCCCCCGGGGCCGCTGCCGGGAGGAGGTCCGAATCCGGGAGCGCTGCTGAAGCCGGGGCCGACGGCCGCGCCGTGGCAGGTGCCGACACCGGGGGCCATGCGTCTGGCCGTCCCGGCCGTTCAGTCGCCCGCACCATGGCAGAGGCCAACACCGGAGGCCATGCGTCTGGCGGTCCCCGCCATTCGGGCACCCGCACCGTGGCAGGGACCGACGCCGGGGGCGATACGTCTGGCGGCCCCGACCGTTCAGTCGCCCGCACCGTGGCAGGGGCCAACACCGGGGGCGATACGCCTGGCGGCCCCGACCGTTCAGTCGCCCGCGCCATGGCAGAGGCCAACACCGGGAGCCATGCGTCTGGCGGCCCCGGCCGATCGGGCGGCACCAGTAGCCCAGGCAAGCCGAACGGCACCGCTAGCCCCGGCGAGGCCCTCAAGCCGGGTGGCTCAGAGGATCCCCTCGGCCATTTCGGAGTCCTCGCTCGGGCGGCCTCTGCCGGCCGCGCGGCGGGGCGTAGTGGTGCGGGTGCCTCGTTGTTCGGGGCCGCGGGCCGTGCCCCGTTCCCCCCGACTTCTCCCGAGGGATCGCCTCGCGCGGGCGAACCGGCAGTGTCGCATTCCGCCCACGTATCCGACCACGCGGCCGCGGGCCAAGTCCCCGATGTCCATATCGGGCAGATCACCGTCGTAGCCCCGGCGGCCCCCGCAGGACCCTCCCCCGACCCTCTCGCCTCCCTGGCCGACCGTCGGCAGGGCCGGTCCCGGCACGGTGGGTCATGGTGACGCCGGCCAACGCGTTCATGGCCGTCGACGAGACGCTCAAGCGGCTCACCGACGCCGGGTTCGTCGATGCCGGGATCAGTGTCAAGCCCTCCGTCACCGTCGGGCCGCTGGACCGGGACGAGCCCGGGCCCCGGTTGAACTGGTTTCTGTACCGGGTCTCCCCCAATCCCGCGTTCCGTTCCATGGAGCACCCGGGTGCCGGCAGCCGTACCTCCATGGGTGCTCCGCCGCTCGCCCTGCAACTCCACTATCTGCTCAGCGCGTACGGGGCGACGCCGACCACCGGCGGCGACTCCGAGCAGATCATTCACACCTCGCTCGCCGCCGTGATGCGCCGGCTGCACGAGAGTCCCATCGTCGGCGCCGGGTCTCCGTTCTTGCCGGATCCCGAGCCTGTTCTCGTGGAGCCCCTGCGCATCACGCTGGAGGAGTTCGACCTGGAGAACTACTCGAAGCTCTGGACTGCCTCCACCAAACCGCTGCGGCTGTCCGTGGCGTACACCGTGAGTCTGGTCGTCATCGAGCCGCGGCGTACATACACGGAAGGGCCACCGGTGTCCGCCGTGCGCACGCTCTCCGTCACCTCCACGGGGCCTCGGCTCGACGCGCCGAGGCCCGACCGGATCGGCGGTGACGAGACGACATCCGTGCGCGTCGAAGGGGCCGTTCCCAGCGATCTCTTCCTCCTCTCGGCCGAGCCGGGCGATCCGGCGGGGCACGGTCCGCTCGGATGGCCGATGGTGGTGGTCGGGCAGGATCGGGAAGTCTTCACGCTGCGGTTGCCCAGGCATGATCTGGTGCCCGCCGTACGTGAGTTGGTGGTGCACAGGCGCACCGACGGGCTGTCCGTGAGCCGTGGGCGTGTCGCGCTCGCCGTTGCACCGGTCGTCGTATCGGTGCCCGGGGACGGGCAGTTGACCGTGGGCGACCGGGTCACCCTGACGACCGCGCACTGCGCCCCGGGCACCGAGCTCTTCTTCGACGGGGTCGCGGTCCCCGTCGTGGCGGTCACTCCCACCTCGGTGACCTTCGACGTGCCGGACCTGCCCGGTCGTCCGGTCGTCTCGCTGCGCTGTCGGCGTCTGGCGGGCCGGCCCCGCGCGGTGGAGGTGCGGTCATGAACGAGGCCGCCGCCCCCGTACCCGCCCCCGACTCCGCACTCGCTTCCGCGCTCGACGCGCTGTGCTGTGCGCTCGGCGGCTACCTCGGCCGGTTGCGAGCGGTGTGGGGGCCGGCCTCCGAAGGCACGGACCTCCAGAGTCTTTTCGGAACCGTCGGCGCTCCGCCACCCGCTGACGAGGCGGCGCGGCGGCACTTCGACACCCACCTCGCGGGCGTCGTGGCCTCCGCGACGAGCGACGAGCCGTACGCCCGGCTGTGCGCCGCACTCGACCTCGATCCCGTCGAGCGGCTGACCACCGCGGCCGTCTGGTGGGCGGAGACCGACCCGCAGTTCGGCGTGCTCCTCGGCTGCGGGCACGACGACGGTGCCCAGCGCCACGCCTCCGCCGCGCTGCTTCGCCTCGCGCTGCTGCCGTTCGGCGCGGCGCCTCCGCCCTCCTGGGAGCCCGCCGATCCGCTGGTCCGGCTCGGTGTCCTCGTCCCTGGGGCGGGCCCCCAGGGTCCGCTCGCCCTCACGGCGACGGCTCGTCGGCTCCTCGCGGGGCTCACGCTCCCCGGTGCCGCGCCGCGCCCGAGTGACGGCACTGCCAGCAACGCTCGCGTCGCCGCGCTGCTCGGTGGCGGCGCCGTCCTCCTGCGCGGCGCCGGAGACCTCACCGGGATCGCGTACGAGGCTGCAACAGAGATCGGCCAACTGCCCTTCGACGCACGTGAGTTGAGCGACCCCGAGGTGCGTCTCGCCGCGCGCTTCGGCGGGTACGTTCCCGTGCTGCCCGCCGACCGGCTGCCCGCGCTCGCCTGGACGCCCGGCGACGGCCCGCTGATCGCGTGCGGCAGCGCCGATTCCGATCCCTGCGGCGCCCAAGTGGTGTCTGTGCCGCGGCGTTCCCCGGCGGATCGCGCCGCGGTGTGGGAGACGGCCCTCGGCGCTGCCGGGCTCGGGCCCGAGGAGGCGCGCGCGCAGGGGCGACGGCTCGGCGCCCGGCTGACCCTGGACGGCCCGCAGGCCGGCGTCGCCCTGGCGCAGGCGCGCACGGAGGCGGCAGCGGCCGGACGGGAATGGACCGTGGACGACGTGTGGCGGGCCGCGCGGAACCTGCCGCGCCATGAACTGGGGCGCCTGGCCGACCTGTTGACGCCCTGCTTCGTCCTGGACGACCTGGTCGTGGCGCCCGATGTGCGGGCCCAGCTCGACGAGGTGATCGCCCATGTCGCCCTGCAGGACGTGGTCCTGGACGAGTGGGGCTTCCGCGGACGGCTGCCGCGCGGTCAGGGCGTGGCGGTGCTCCTGTCGGGGCCGCCGGGCACCGGGAAGACGATGGCGGCCGAGGCGCTGGCGAACGGGCTCGGCCAGGACCTGTTCCGGATCGATCTGTCGGCGGTCGTCTCCAAGTACATCGGCGAGACCGAGAAGAACCTGGCGCGCGCCTTCGACGACGCGGAGCGCTGCGGCGCCCTGCTGTTCTTCGACGAGTGCGACGCGCTGTTCGGCAAGCGCACGGAACAGCGTGACGCCCACGACCGCTGGGCCAACCTGGAGGTCAACTACCTGCTGCAGCGCGTGGAGACCTTCACGGGCCTTGTGGTCCTTGCGACGAACAAACAGCAGGCCCTCGACGAGGCGTTCCTGCGGCGACTGCGCTTCTCGATCCGCTTCGAGGTGCCGGACCGGGCGCTGCGCCGCGAGTTGTGGCGGCGCGCGTTCCCCAAGGGCACGCCGTGCGACGGCCTGGACGTGGACGCCCTGGCACGGCGGGAACTCGCGGGCGGCTCTGTGCAGAACGCGGCGCTCGCCGCCGCGTTCCTCGCCGCGGCGGACGGCGGCCGGGTGCGGCCCGCGCATCTCACCCACGCGCTGCGGCGCGAATACGACAAGCTCGGCAAGGTCTGGGCGGAGGAGACGGCATGACCGATCGCCCCAACTGTCCCATCAATCCCAACGGTCCCATCAAACCCAACAGTCCTACCAGTCCCGACGGCCCGCACCACATCACCGTGGAAGTCCCGGCGGCCCCCGATCCCTTTCTGCTGCGGCCGTTGATCGCCGCCCGGCTCGCGGGCCGCCCCGTTCCCGACGGCCCGGAGGCCACCGTCGCCGAGGCCGTCGCCGCGCACGTACGGCGGGAGGCGGGGGCATGGCGCTGACCAAGGGGATGCTGCTGTCGTACGCCGACCCACTGCTCGGGCTCGTCCCGGTGATCGTGTCGTTCCAGTACAACCCGGTGAACGTCACGCGCGTCCTGACCGGCCCCGCAGCGGCGAGCGGGGGCGTCGCGGCGCAGCCCGCCAGGGAGACGTACGCGCTGAAACTCGAACTGGACGCCACCGACGGCCTGGAGAAGGAAGGCGCCATCACGATGGCGTTCGGCATCGCCCCGCGCCTGGCGGCGATCGAGATGCTGATGCAGCCGGTCGGCGGCCAGATCCTGCCGCGCCCTCCCGGGGCGGCCAAGGGCACGGCGATCCCGGCGGGGCGGCTGCCGCTCGCGCTGTTCGTGTGGGGTCCGGGGCGGATCACGCCGGTCACGCTGAAGTCGCTGACGATCCAGGAGACCGCGTTCGACAGCGCGCTCAACCCGGTGCACGCCACCGCGGACCTGGGACTCACCGTTCTCCTGAGGGCCGAACTCCCCAAGGACGACCGGCTCGCACGGCTGGCCGCCGACTTCTACCAGGGGCTTCGCGAGGTCAAGGCCGTGCTCCAGCTGCCGCAGATGTCCGAGCTGGGCGGGTGAGCGGCGGCATGGATCCCACGTCCCGTTACGCCCGGCAGTCGCCGCTGACCGTGACGCTGCCCGACGGCACCGTACGCACCATGTCGGCACCGCGGACCGTGCCCGCGCCGCCGCCCGGAGGGCAGGTGCTGACGGCCCCCGGTGCTCGCCTGGACCTGATGGCGGCGGAACTCATCGGCGACTCCACGCAGTGGTGGCGCATCGCGGACGCCAATCCGTTCGCCGACGCCACCCGCCTGGAGACCCCCGGTGTCGCCGTCGACCTGCCGGGAGGCTGACCGTGGCGACCACCCGGATGCTCCTGGAGATCGACGGCACGGAAGCCGACCGTGACACGCTGGACGCGCTGATCGAGGTACGCGCCGAGGAGGCCACCGACGAAGCGGACGCCGCGATGGTCACGATGCGCGTCGACCCGGACGCGAGCGGCGGCTGGCCGAGCCTCCTCGATCCGCTCGTGACGCCGCGTACGCCGCTTGCCGTGCGCCTCGAACGGGACGGCAGGAGCTACCGGTTCGACGGCTACTCCGCACGGGCCGTGTGGGACCTGGACGCCGAGGGGCGCTCCACGCTCACCGTCCTCGCGATCGACCGCAGCCTGGACCTCGACCGGGAGGAGAAGGCCGTCGCCTGGCCCGGGCAGCGGGACAGCGCGATGGCCGAGACCATCTTCACCGAGCACAAACTGCGCGCGGAGGTCACGTCGACCCCGGCCGGGTTCGACCCGGACGTGCACACCGTGATGCAGCGGGGCACGGACTGGTCCTTCGTACGCGAACTGGCCGTCAAATGGGGGTACGTGGCGTATCTGGAGGCCGACGACAGCGGACAGGTGACCGGCCACTTCCACCCGCCCGCGCCGCTCGCCGAGCCCCAGGGCGAGCTGGCGCTCGGCTTCGGCGGGGACGCCCACCGGGCTCAGATACGGGTCGACCTCCTTGCCGGTCGGCGGGTGATCGCCCGGCGGACGCCGCCCCTCGCGGCCGCCGCCGTCACCGCGGACGCCGCGGGTGACGACGAGGCGATGGCCGAGGTGTCCCTCGCGGCCCGGGCGACCGAGCTGCTCGCGCCGCAGGACGCGGCCGGAGAAGTGGACGTGCGGCAGGCGGCCACCGGGCGGGCGCAGCACAGCGCCTACGGCGTGACGCTCACCGCGGCCGTGGACACCGACCGGACCGGGCTGCTGCTGCGGGCCCGGCGCACGGTCCTGGTGCGGGGCCTGGGTCCGGTCCTGTCCGGCGGCTATCTGGTGGACCGGGTGCGGCACGTCGTGACGCTGGAGGCCCACCGGCAGGAGGTGACCCTGCGGCGCAACGCCCTGGGCGCCACGGGGTTCGGCCTGTGAGGGCCGGGATGAGGGAGGGGGGGACGGCCATGACGGACCGGTTCCACGGCCGGTACATCGGCACGGTCACCGACAACGAGGACCCCAAGAACCTGTGCCGGGTACGGGTCCAGGTGCCCGAGGTGCTCG includes:
- a CDS encoding DUF4157 domain-containing protein, with protein sequence MNTYAPSVVRRCGGHTCPPQGCDRDKVRRSGGAGAAPPVPAGVHQVLAQPGTPLGPGVRRTMERGFGAGFGSVRVHTGPLAAATASELDATAYTVGEHVVFGAGGYRPEEPAGARVLAHELTHVLQQRGSGGGAGPVRPMRVGDPADPEERAADTGAERVLRRVSDGMSGRSLGGGDKSTEARASWGEAPPTSTESPAAEHSSQQMLRRLPDGIPEADIGGGDKSGGPRASWDDVPSASAESPTAEHSAEQMLRRRTHGMSEPGVGGGDKSGGAWANWDDTPSASAESPTAERSSQQMLRRLSDGTSEPGIGGGGESGGGGASGGWEEVTAAGAGSEAAPLVAPRPPTIGPVTGSGGVRVCARPLQIGPFGNHAYIDAPPFNYAIISPMCPQGTLDNPLTGTSGQKWDNSPDPCGKTPTCLACEPKAGVTSVPECMAATFRAYNNPSLYKLTGPNSNTFAGTLARACCAGMDPKPKALGTCVGWDDAPAPYRGGKKDCPPGPTC
- a CDS encoding phage tail sheath C-terminal domain-containing protein yields the protein MPVQTSYPGVYVQEVPSGAHSIAGVATSVAAFVGQARRGPVNVPVPVGSLAQYVRTFGTPWDEARPMGHAVQMFFANGGSQAVVVRVVGTVTVGTTVSPAPAASVTLLGGTGSPPPARIVLTARGAGSWANKLGGTGMEAVVAYGTSDNPQDQFGITLRLRGPDPRTGESAVLAEEAYTGLSMATAHPRFAPRVLADSALVTTALASGAQTTTDQAVSRGIDIGASTVRLGAANATLRVSVDHGPAVDLVLPFAAPADRTKTEVRNAIDAAAQAAGLQLTSKTNIPAPDTRFELTTTAAGGGADRCVTVLPAAQNDASQTLGLGRAWGGIELSGAAGIRPNETTSGPIGFAGGANGAFSADSVVPSSGVGGIYAFGTLEFPRFNLLCLPDLPASDLTKPTTLVNNQKLTEAMAYCTRERAFLIVDTPRDWPVSPAPGLGGLPALGEHAALYYPRVTMIDTGPGGLPVTLSLPPCGAVAGVMARTDAGRGVWKAPAGLADGPLAGIAGLDVPTDDALSGVLNPRGVNVLRTFPGAGAVVWGARTLKGADTQSSDFKYVPVRRLTDFIAGSLYLGTQFAVFEPNDPDLWTQLRLAVTSFLRTLFEQGAFQQSTSRAEGDSFFVTCDETVNPQSEIDLGRVNVVVGFAPLKPAEFVIVTITQISQLEA
- a CDS encoding phage tail protein, encoding MAPFKVGGVDRFDPYKSFMFRVLWDGRTVAGLSKMGPLSRKTTVVAHRDGSDPARQRKSPGVTSYDDVTLERGVTLDREFEAWANKVHATGSPMSLKDFRKDVVVDLYNEAQQKVLSYKLNRCWVSEYTALPQLDAATAAVAIETIKLAFETFDRDTAWVTPAEP
- a CDS encoding DUF4255 domain-containing protein, coding for MVTPANAFMAVDETLKRLTDAGFVDAGISVKPSVTVGPLDRDEPGPRLNWFLYRVSPNPAFRSMEHPGAGSRTSMGAPPLALQLHYLLSAYGATPTTGGDSEQIIHTSLAAVMRRLHESPIVGAGSPFLPDPEPVLVEPLRITLEEFDLENYSKLWTASTKPLRLSVAYTVSLVVIEPRRTYTEGPPVSAVRTLSVTSTGPRLDAPRPDRIGGDETTSVRVEGAVPSDLFLLSAEPGDPAGHGPLGWPMVVVGQDREVFTLRLPRHDLVPAVRELVVHRRTDGLSVSRGRVALAVAPVVVSVPGDGQLTVGDRVTLTTAHCAPGTELFFDGVAVPVVAVTPTSVTFDVPDLPGRPVVSLRCRRLAGRPRAVEVRS
- a CDS encoding ATP-binding protein; this encodes MNEAAAPVPAPDSALASALDALCCALGGYLGRLRAVWGPASEGTDLQSLFGTVGAPPPADEAARRHFDTHLAGVVASATSDEPYARLCAALDLDPVERLTTAAVWWAETDPQFGVLLGCGHDDGAQRHASAALLRLALLPFGAAPPPSWEPADPLVRLGVLVPGAGPQGPLALTATARRLLAGLTLPGAAPRPSDGTASNARVAALLGGGAVLLRGAGDLTGIAYEAATEIGQLPFDARELSDPEVRLAARFGGYVPVLPADRLPALAWTPGDGPLIACGSADSDPCGAQVVSVPRRSPADRAAVWETALGAAGLGPEEARAQGRRLGARLTLDGPQAGVALAQARTEAAAAGREWTVDDVWRAARNLPRHELGRLADLLTPCFVLDDLVVAPDVRAQLDEVIAHVALQDVVLDEWGFRGRLPRGQGVAVLLSGPPGTGKTMAAEALANGLGQDLFRIDLSAVVSKYIGETEKNLARAFDDAERCGALLFFDECDALFGKRTEQRDAHDRWANLEVNYLLQRVETFTGLVVLATNKQQALDEAFLRRLRFSIRFEVPDRALRRELWRRAFPKGTPCDGLDVDALARRELAGGSVQNAALAAAFLAAADGGRVRPAHLTHALRREYDKLGKVWAEETA